From Candidatus Dadabacteria bacterium, a single genomic window includes:
- the pdxH gene encoding pyridoxamine 5'-phosphate oxidase — protein MSKKNKFHSRQYLKLKLERKDLDENPFVQFDLWYGEVLKAEIDFPNAFILSTVGADGVPSSRVVLLKGYDERGFSFYSNSLSRKGRDVAENPVASLCFWWSEFERQVKIDGEVSLLPEREADEYFTSRPRQSRVGACVSKQSEVVASRQLLEEQYDQFRSERKGKSIARPEFWKGYVVSPVRFEFWQGRKNRLHDRFRYIPSPDGGWSIDRLYP, from the coding sequence ATGTCGAAGAAAAATAAGTTCCATTCACGCCAGTACCTGAAATTGAAACTTGAAAGAAAAGATCTTGACGAAAACCCGTTTGTTCAGTTTGATCTCTGGTATGGCGAGGTTCTTAAAGCGGAAATCGATTTTCCAAACGCTTTTATTCTTTCTACGGTAGGAGCGGATGGCGTTCCGTCCTCAAGAGTGGTGCTTCTCAAGGGTTATGACGAAAGGGGTTTTTCCTTCTATTCAAATTCTCTTAGTCGTAAGGGACGAGATGTAGCTGAGAATCCGGTCGCTTCGCTTTGCTTCTGGTGGTCTGAATTTGAAAGACAGGTGAAGATAGACGGCGAAGTCTCACTTCTGCCAGAACGGGAAGCCGATGAATATTTTACGTCTAGACCTCGCCAAAGCCGGGTAGGAGCATGTGTTTCGAAGCAGAGCGAGGTTGTTGCAAGCAGGCAACTGCTTGAGGAGCAATACGACCAGTTCCGGTCTGAACGGAAAGGAAAAAGTATAGCGCGGCCTGAATTCTGGAAAGGATACGTAGTGAGTCCAGTGCGCTTTGAGTTCTGGCAGGGAAGAAAGAACAGGCTTCACGATCGTTTCAGATATATTCCTTCCCCAGATGGTGGCTGGAGTATAGACAGGCTTTACCCATAG